A window of Elgaria multicarinata webbii isolate HBS135686 ecotype San Diego chromosome 2, rElgMul1.1.pri, whole genome shotgun sequence contains these coding sequences:
- the LOC134393646 gene encoding C-type lectin domain family 2 member D3-like translates to MAKRSTFSLKLKRTGLPVRTFAFPTRGSLVILDTQEKKDFVMCLKGSSDSWIGLQREEVGQPWKQPDGSLFSNSFRIRGDGLCSYVTQRVVNSTWCYSSQCWICSKPAHAA, encoded by the exons CTGAAACTGAAGCGAACTGGACTGCCAGTCAGAACTTTTGCTTTTCCTACGAGGGGGTCCCTAGTTATACTGGACACTCAAGAGAAAAAG gatttCGTAATGTGCTTGAAAGGCAGTTCTGACTCTTGGAttggcctccaaagggaggaaGTAGGACAGCCCTGGAAACAGCCGGATGGTTCCCTCTTCAGCAACTC GTTCCGGATCCGAGGCGACGGCCTTTGCTCCTACGTGACTCAAAGAGTGGTCAACTCCACATGGTGCTACAGCAGTCAATGTTGGATCTGCAGCAAACCAGCCCATGCTGCTTGA